One region of Bacillus zhangzhouensis genomic DNA includes:
- a CDS encoding MerR family transcriptional regulator, producing the protein MTQEDVSYKDKKVISIGIVSELTGLSVRQIRYYEERKLIYPQRSTRGTRKYSFSDVERLMDIANKREDGVQTAEILKDMKKKEQALKSGQFKKKMLEGQINAHFRYKNR; encoded by the coding sequence ATGACGCAGGAAGATGTATCTTATAAAGATAAAAAAGTCATTTCAATCGGGATTGTCAGTGAATTAACAGGGCTTTCCGTCAGACAAATCCGATATTATGAGGAACGTAAACTCATCTACCCCCAGCGGTCAACAAGAGGCACACGGAAATATTCTTTTTCAGATGTTGAACGTTTAATGGACATCGCCAATAAACGGGAAGACGGTGTGCAGACTGCTGAAATTTTAAAAGACATGAAGAAAAAAGAACAAGCGCTAAAAAGCGGACAATTTAAGAAAAAAATGCTGGAAGGCCAAATTAACGCACACTTTCGGTATAAAAATCGTTAA
- a CDS encoding stress protein: MRRILKEALAKERHYYMKQLCSLGVYSPDAAKNMTISDLKKEYHFFFNKTER, from the coding sequence GTGCGGCGTATATTAAAAGAAGCTTTAGCAAAAGAAAGACATTATTATATGAAGCAGCTATGTTCATTAGGGGTTTACAGCCCTGATGCAGCCAAGAACATGACAATTAGTGACTTAAAAAAAGAGTATCATTTCTTTTTCAACAAAACAGAGCGCTAA
- a CDS encoding MarR family transcriptional regulator yields the protein MMRLSFNEEEVERSMTLYKVFARAFKSVSEHSIRDSKEHGFNPTEFAVLELLYTRGAQKLQQIGSRLLLVSGNVTYVIDKLERNGFIEREQDPKDKRSVYAHLTDKGRSYLDKIYPIHSLRIARAFSGLTREEQEQLISLLKKAGIHSQHLLFR from the coding sequence GTGATGAGACTATCGTTTAATGAAGAAGAAGTAGAACGCTCCATGACGCTTTACAAGGTTTTTGCAAGAGCATTTAAAAGTGTTTCAGAACACAGTATTAGAGACAGCAAAGAGCATGGGTTTAATCCAACTGAATTTGCCGTACTTGAATTACTGTACACAAGAGGTGCTCAAAAGCTTCAGCAAATCGGCTCAAGACTCCTGCTTGTCAGCGGGAATGTGACGTACGTAATTGACAAATTAGAACGAAATGGTTTCATTGAAAGAGAACAGGACCCCAAGGACAAACGGTCGGTTTATGCCCATTTAACGGATAAAGGGCGAAGCTATCTTGACAAGATTTATCCGATCCATTCTCTTCGGATTGCGCGTGCATTCTCTGGTCTGACGCGTGAAGAACAAGAGCAATTGATTAGTCTATTAAAAAAAGCAGGTATTCACAGTCAGCATTTATTATTTAGATAA